One segment of Nostoc flagelliforme CCNUN1 DNA contains the following:
- a CDS encoding helix-turn-helix domain-containing protein — protein sequence MRQVFGKLIEVLATVSIMAKKYTVNLSNEEVEKLRSLIKTGKSKARTITRAHILLMASEGETDATIADRLRVSVSTVERTRAKLIKSGIEGTLNDRPHPPKPRKLDGFKEAFLIATACSKPPNGRTRWTLKLLADRIVRIEIVDSISYETVRSYLKKTMSNRG from the coding sequence GTGAGACAGGTTTTTGGTAAGCTAATTGAAGTATTGGCTACAGTTAGCATCATGGCAAAGAAGTATACAGTAAATTTGAGTAATGAAGAAGTAGAAAAACTGCGATCGCTAATCAAAACAGGTAAGAGTAAAGCAAGAACTATTACTCGTGCCCACATTCTTCTGATGGCTTCTGAGGGCGAAACTGATGCCACGATCGCAGATAGACTACGAGTCAGCGTCTCGACAGTTGAGCGCACCCGCGCCAAGTTGATCAAAAGTGGAATTGAGGGCACACTTAATGACCGTCCTCATCCACCCAAACCACGGAAGCTTGATGGTTTTAAAGAAGCATTTTTGATTGCTACAGCTTGTTCAAAACCCCCGAATGGACGCACACGATGGACACTGAAGCTTTTAGCAGACCGGATAGTGAGAATAGAAATTGTGGATTCTATTAGTTATGAAACTGTGCGTTCCTATTTAAAAAAAACGATGTCAAACCGTGGTTAA